A stretch of Paracoccus sp. N5 DNA encodes these proteins:
- a CDS encoding peptidylprolyl isomerase codes for MLRPLLAATALSSVLLGGLPASAQDADTVVATVNGETITLGQMIAMRQGLDAHTTQGLPDTALWDLMLDQMVRQTAVAQQAEPLSKRNQAAIEIEKRAYLAGAVLEKVASAEPTEAELKAAYDQAFGGQTEPKTEYNAAHILVKTKEEAEAIAKEIADGGDFGKLAEEKSTDNSGPNKGDLGWFQPEQMVAPFAEAVKALKKGEVSAPVETQFGWHVIKLVDSREVTPPSFDEVKEQLAVQVRRDKVQAAIEKRVADSKIEKTEGLAPDLLNKTDLLGE; via the coding sequence ATGCTCCGACCGCTTCTTGCCGCGACCGCCCTGAGCTCTGTCCTGCTGGGCGGATTGCCCGCGTCGGCGCAGGATGCCGATACCGTCGTCGCCACGGTCAATGGCGAGACGATCACCCTGGGCCAGATGATCGCCATGCGCCAGGGGCTGGACGCGCATACCACGCAGGGCCTGCCGGATACGGCGCTGTGGGATCTGATGCTGGATCAGATGGTGCGCCAGACCGCCGTCGCGCAACAGGCCGAGCCGCTGAGCAAGCGCAACCAGGCCGCCATCGAGATCGAGAAGCGCGCCTATCTGGCCGGCGCCGTGCTGGAAAAGGTCGCGAGCGCCGAGCCGACCGAGGCCGAGCTGAAAGCCGCCTATGACCAGGCCTTCGGCGGCCAGACCGAGCCCAAGACCGAATACAATGCCGCCCATATCCTGGTGAAGACCAAGGAAGAGGCCGAGGCCATCGCCAAAGAGATCGCCGACGGCGGCGATTTCGGCAAGCTGGCCGAGGAAAAATCGACCGACAATTCCGGCCCGAACAAGGGCGACCTGGGCTGGTTCCAGCCCGAGCAGATGGTCGCGCCCTTTGCCGAGGCGGTGAAGGCGCTGAAGAAGGGCGAGGTTTCCGCCCCGGTCGAGACGCAGTTCGGCTGGCATGTCATCAAGCTGGTCGACTCGCGCGAGGTGACGCCGCCCAGCTTCGACGAGGTCAAGGAGCAGCTGGCCGTGCAGGTGCGCCGCGACAAGGTCCAGGCCGCCATCGAGAAGCGCGTGGCCGATTCCAAGATCGAAAAGACCGAGGGGCTGGCCCCCGACCTGCTGAACAAGACCGACCTGCTGGGAGAGTGA
- the secA gene encoding preprotein translocase subunit SecA, with the protein MLGIGNLAKLVFGTPNDRKVKSVRPLVAQINALEEKFRALSDADLIGKTRELQGRAQSGEDLDKLLPEAFANCREGARRALGLRAFDTQLMGGIFLHQGNIAEMKTGEGKTLVATFPAYLNALAGKGVHVVTVNDYLAKRDAHWMGKVFAHLGMTTGVVYPFQEDAEKREAYRADVTYATNNELGFDYLRDNMKGSIDQMTQRGHFFAIVDEVDSILIDEARTPLIISGPSQDRSELYITLDKFMPELAPEHYKLDEKARNATFTEEGNEFLEKRLQAAGVLPEGQTLYDPESTTIVHHVNQAMRAHKLFMRDQHYIVRDGEIVLIDEFTGRMMKGRRLSDGLHQAIEAKEGVAIQPENVTLASVTFQNYFRLYAKLSGMTGTAATEAEEFAEIYKLGVVEVPTNRPVQRIDEHDRVYRTAAEKYAAVIEAIKEAHAKGQPILVGTTSIEKSEMLSQMLTREGIPHNVLNARQHEAEAQIVADAGKLGAVTIATNMAGRGTDIQLGGNVEMKVMEALAADPEANPDELRARIEAEHAADKQAVLDAGGLFVLATERHESRRIDNQLRGRSGRQGDPGRSLFFLSLEDDLMRIFGSERLDKVLSTLGMKDGEAIVHPWVNKSLERAQAKVEGRNFDIRKQLLKFDDVMNDQRKAIFSQRLEIMHTEEVAEVAADMRAQVIDDLIDEYLPPRAYAEQWDVQGLHKAVIERLNMDLPIADWAAEEGVDQDALRERVQRETDTYMAQKAEQFGPDNMRQIEKQVLLQQIDGKWREHLVTLEHLRSVVGFRGYAQRDPLSEYKTEAFQLFETMLDGLRFDVTQQLARIRPLTDAEREQMLREYQQSQAETEAQMHPEHEEAEGGEVSGRVAGFDATDPTTWGNPSRNDPCPCGSGQKFKHCHGALV; encoded by the coding sequence ATGCTCGGCATCGGAAACTTGGCGAAACTGGTCTTTGGCACGCCCAACGACCGCAAGGTGAAATCGGTCCGCCCGCTGGTGGCCCAGATCAACGCGCTGGAAGAGAAGTTCCGCGCCCTGTCCGACGCCGACCTGATCGGCAAGACCCGCGAATTGCAGGGCCGGGCGCAATCGGGCGAGGATCTGGACAAGCTGCTGCCCGAAGCCTTCGCCAATTGCCGCGAGGGCGCGCGCCGCGCGCTTGGCCTGCGCGCCTTCGACACCCAGCTGATGGGCGGCATCTTCCTGCACCAGGGCAATATCGCCGAGATGAAGACGGGCGAGGGCAAGACCTTGGTCGCGACCTTCCCGGCCTATCTGAATGCCTTGGCGGGCAAGGGCGTGCATGTCGTCACCGTCAACGACTACCTGGCGAAACGCGACGCGCATTGGATGGGCAAGGTCTTCGCCCATCTCGGCATGACCACCGGCGTGGTCTATCCCTTCCAGGAGGACGCCGAGAAGCGCGAGGCCTATCGCGCCGACGTGACCTATGCCACCAACAACGAGCTGGGCTTCGATTACCTGCGCGACAACATGAAGGGCTCCATCGACCAGATGACCCAGCGCGGGCATTTCTTCGCCATCGTGGACGAGGTCGACTCGATCCTGATCGACGAGGCGCGCACGCCGCTGATCATCTCGGGCCCGTCGCAGGACCGCAGCGAGCTTTACATCACGCTCGACAAGTTCATGCCGGAACTGGCGCCCGAGCATTACAAGCTGGACGAAAAGGCCCGCAACGCCACCTTCACCGAGGAAGGCAACGAATTCCTTGAAAAGCGGCTGCAGGCGGCAGGCGTGCTGCCCGAGGGCCAGACGCTCTACGACCCGGAATCCACGACCATCGTGCATCACGTGAACCAGGCGATGCGGGCGCACAAGCTGTTCATGCGCGACCAGCACTATATCGTCCGCGACGGCGAGATCGTGCTGATCGACGAATTCACCGGCCGGATGATGAAGGGCCGCCGGCTGTCCGACGGGCTGCACCAGGCCATCGAGGCGAAAGAGGGCGTGGCGATCCAGCCCGAGAACGTGACGCTGGCCTCGGTCACCTTCCAGAACTATTTCCGGCTCTATGCCAAGCTCTCGGGCATGACCGGCACCGCCGCCACCGAGGCCGAGGAATTCGCCGAGATCTACAAGCTGGGCGTGGTCGAAGTGCCGACGAACCGCCCGGTGCAGCGCATCGACGAACACGACCGCGTCTATCGCACCGCGGCCGAGAAATACGCCGCCGTGATCGAGGCGATCAAGGAGGCCCATGCCAAGGGCCAGCCGATCCTGGTCGGCACCACCTCGATCGAGAAATCCGAGATGCTGTCGCAGATGCTGACCAGGGAGGGCATCCCGCACAACGTCCTGAACGCCCGCCAGCACGAGGCCGAGGCGCAGATCGTCGCCGATGCCGGCAAGCTGGGCGCCGTGACCATCGCCACCAACATGGCCGGCCGCGGCACCGACATCCAGCTCGGCGGCAATGTCGAGATGAAGGTGATGGAGGCGCTGGCCGCCGATCCCGAGGCGAACCCCGACGAGCTGCGCGCCCGCATCGAGGCCGAGCACGCCGCCGACAAGCAGGCGGTGCTGGACGCCGGCGGTCTGTTCGTTCTGGCCACCGAACGCCACGAAAGCCGGCGCATCGACAACCAGCTGCGCGGCCGCTCGGGCCGCCAGGGCGACCCCGGCCGCTCGCTGTTCTTCCTGTCGCTGGAAGACGACCTGATGCGGATCTTCGGCTCGGAACGGCTGGACAAGGTGCTGTCCACGCTGGGCATGAAGGACGGCGAGGCCATCGTCCACCCCTGGGTCAACAAGTCGCTGGAACGCGCCCAGGCCAAGGTCGAGGGCCGCAACTTCGACATCCGCAAGCAGCTGCTGAAATTCGACGACGTGATGAACGACCAGCGCAAGGCGATCTTCAGCCAGCGCCTGGAAATCATGCATACCGAAGAGGTGGCCGAGGTCGCGGCCGACATGCGCGCCCAAGTCATCGACGACCTGATCGACGAATACCTGCCGCCCCGCGCCTATGCCGAGCAATGGGATGTCCAGGGCCTGCACAAGGCGGTGATCGAGCGGCTGAACATGGACCTGCCCATCGCCGACTGGGCCGCCGAGGAAGGCGTGGACCAGGACGCGCTGCGCGAGCGTGTGCAGCGGGAAACCGACACCTACATGGCGCAAAAGGCCGAGCAGTTCGGCCCCGACAACATGCGCCAGATCGAAAAGCAGGTGCTGCTGCAACAGATCGACGGCAAGTGGCGCGAGCATCTGGTGACGCTGGAACATCTGCGCTCGGTGGTGGGCTTCCGCGGCTATGCGCAGCGCGACCCGCTGTCGGAATACAAGACCGAGGCCTTCCAGCTGTTCGAAACCATGCTGGACGGGCTGCGCTTCGACGTGACCCAGCAACTGGCCCGCATCCGGCCGCTGACCGATGCCGAGCGCGAGCAGATGCTGCGCGAATACCAGCAGAGCCAGGCGGAAACCGAGGCGCAGATGCACCCCGAGCACGAGGAAGCCGAGGGCGGCGAGGTCTCGGGCCGCGTCGCGGGCTTCGACGCCACCGACCCCACCACCTGGGGCAACCCGTCGCGCAACGACCCCTGCCCCTGCGGCTCGGGCCAGAAATTCAAGCATTGCCACGGCGCATTGGTATAA